From a single Oreochromis niloticus isolate F11D_XX linkage group LG4, O_niloticus_UMD_NMBU, whole genome shotgun sequence genomic region:
- the LOC100710302 gene encoding somatostatin receptor type 5 isoform X2, translated as MTSISLGAVIEVLMSRWVGAEITEGQSNMGDASYSGLEMTAEMWENGSFASPSPGLPLFPLMFNDSDLNDTLFNSTNSTAPDAFSGPSVAGVLIPLIYIIVCIIGLGGNTLVIHIVLHYSKIESVTNIYILNLAIADELFMLGLPFLAVQNTLQSWPFGSFMCRLVMTVDSINQFTSIFCLTVMSIDRYLAVVHPIRSSKWRRPQVAKVVNGTVWALSFLVVLPVVIFANIQKAGGTCNIAWPQPANIWRAAFIIYTSTVGFFCPLLIICLCYLLIVFKIRSSGKKVHATSTKRRKSERKVTRMVVIVVAVFVFCWLPFYALNIINLLVALPPEYQGLYYFVVVLGYANSCANPIVYGFLSDNFKRGFRKALCRSTRKVENHEPLEHQQQDEGRRALMPRESLRRAIRDEEDDDEEVVSEMTEIYRIAQNGNSSYQLQSSQPLFLEKGATPGVTELASPDRRDNTGDAKGKDANGATLTVPLLLNGTKSGSTKTLPEENLEPSASLEISYL; from the coding sequence AGCAGATGGGTGGGAGCTGAGATCACAGAAGGACAAAGCAACATGGGTGACGCGTCGTATTCCGGCCTGGAGATGACGGCTGAGATGTGGGAGAACGGCAGCTTTGCAAGCCCCTCGCCGGGTCTCCCACTGTTTCCGCTCATGTTCAACGACAGCGATCTGAACGACACGCTGTTTAACTCCACCAACTCCACCGCCCCTGATGCCTTCTCGGGTCCCAGCGTGGCAGGGGTCCTCATCCCACTCATTTACATAATCGTTTGCATCATTGGCCTGGGCGGCAACACTTTAGTGATTCACATTGTTTTGCACTACTCAAAGATAGAGTCCGTGACAAACATCTATATTCTCAACCTGGCCATCGCCGACGAACTCTTCATGCTCGGCCTGCCTTTCCTGGCGGTGCAGAACACGCTCCAGTCATGGCCCTTCGGCTCCTTCATGTGCCGACTGGTCATGACTGTCGACTCCATCAACCAGTTCACCAGCATCTTCTGCCTGACCGTAATGAGCATCGATCGCTACCTCGCCGTGGTCCACCCCATTCGGTCTTCTAAGTGGCGACGCCCTCAGGTGGCCAAAGTGGTGAATGGCACAGTGTGGGCACTGTCATTCCTTGTTGTTCTGCCAGTGGTCATCTTTGCTAACATCCAGAAAGCAGGAGGCACCTGTAACATCGCCTGGCCCCAGCCGGCTAACATCTGGAGGGCTGCTTTCATCATTTACACCTCCACCGTTGGATTCTTCTGCCCTCTTCTCATCATCTGCCTTTGCTACCTGCTCATCGTCTTCAAGATCCGCAGCTCGGGGAAGAAAGTCCACGCCACCTCAACCAAGCGGAGGAAGTCGGAGCGGAAAGTGACACGCATGGTTGtgattgttgttgctgtgtttgttttctgctgGTTACCTTTCTATGCCCTCAACATCATCAACTTGCTGGTGGCTCTGCCACCAGAGTACCAGGGCCTTTACTATTTTGTCGTAGTGCTCGGTTATGCTAACAGCTGCGCCAACCCTATCGTCTACGGCTTCCTGTCAGACAACTTCAAGAGGGGTTTCCGGAAAGCCCTCTGCCGCTCCACAAGGAAGGTGGAGAACCACGAGCCCCTGGAGCACCAGCAGCAGGACGAGGGCAGGAGGGCGCTCATGCCCAGAGAGAGCCTGAGACGAGCAATCAGGGACGAAGAGGACGATGATGAAGAGGTGGTTTCAGAAATGACTGAGATATACAGAATCGCCCAGAATGGAAACAGCAGCTACCAGCTGCAGAGCTCGCAGCCGTTATTCTTAGAGAAAGGAGCGACGCCTGGAGTCACAGAGCTGGCGTCCCCAGATAGGAGGGATAACACGGGGGATGCGAAAGGGAAAGATGCCAACGGGGCCACCCTCACTGTCCCACTGCTTCTCAACGGAACCAAGAGTGGGAGCACTAAAACGCTACCAGAGGAAAACTTGGAACCAAGTGCCTCATTGGAGATAAGTTACCTATAG
- the LOC100710302 gene encoding somatostatin receptor type 5 isoform X3, protein MGDASYSGLEMTAEMWENGSFASPSPGLPLFPLMFNDSDLNDTLFNSTNSTAPDAFSGPSVAGVLIPLIYIIVCIIGLGGNTLVIHIVLHYSKIESVTNIYILNLAIADELFMLGLPFLAVQNTLQSWPFGSFMCRLVMTVDSINQFTSIFCLTVMSIDRYLAVVHPIRSSKWRRPQVAKVVNGTVWALSFLVVLPVVIFANIQKAGGTCNIAWPQPANIWRAAFIIYTSTVGFFCPLLIICLCYLLIVFKIRSSGKKVHATSTKRRKSERKVTRMVVIVVAVFVFCWLPFYALNIINLLVALPPEYQGLYYFVVVLGYANSCANPIVYGFLSDNFKRGFRKALCRSTRKVENHEPLEHQQQDEGRRALMPRESLRRAIRDEEDDDEEVVSEMTEIYRIAQNGNSSYQLQSSQPLFLEKGATPGVTELASPDRRDNTGDAKGKDANGATLTVPLLLNGTKSGSTKTLPEENLEPSASLEISYL, encoded by the coding sequence ATGGGTGACGCGTCGTATTCCGGCCTGGAGATGACGGCTGAGATGTGGGAGAACGGCAGCTTTGCAAGCCCCTCGCCGGGTCTCCCACTGTTTCCGCTCATGTTCAACGACAGCGATCTGAACGACACGCTGTTTAACTCCACCAACTCCACCGCCCCTGATGCCTTCTCGGGTCCCAGCGTGGCAGGGGTCCTCATCCCACTCATTTACATAATCGTTTGCATCATTGGCCTGGGCGGCAACACTTTAGTGATTCACATTGTTTTGCACTACTCAAAGATAGAGTCCGTGACAAACATCTATATTCTCAACCTGGCCATCGCCGACGAACTCTTCATGCTCGGCCTGCCTTTCCTGGCGGTGCAGAACACGCTCCAGTCATGGCCCTTCGGCTCCTTCATGTGCCGACTGGTCATGACTGTCGACTCCATCAACCAGTTCACCAGCATCTTCTGCCTGACCGTAATGAGCATCGATCGCTACCTCGCCGTGGTCCACCCCATTCGGTCTTCTAAGTGGCGACGCCCTCAGGTGGCCAAAGTGGTGAATGGCACAGTGTGGGCACTGTCATTCCTTGTTGTTCTGCCAGTGGTCATCTTTGCTAACATCCAGAAAGCAGGAGGCACCTGTAACATCGCCTGGCCCCAGCCGGCTAACATCTGGAGGGCTGCTTTCATCATTTACACCTCCACCGTTGGATTCTTCTGCCCTCTTCTCATCATCTGCCTTTGCTACCTGCTCATCGTCTTCAAGATCCGCAGCTCGGGGAAGAAAGTCCACGCCACCTCAACCAAGCGGAGGAAGTCGGAGCGGAAAGTGACACGCATGGTTGtgattgttgttgctgtgtttgttttctgctgGTTACCTTTCTATGCCCTCAACATCATCAACTTGCTGGTGGCTCTGCCACCAGAGTACCAGGGCCTTTACTATTTTGTCGTAGTGCTCGGTTATGCTAACAGCTGCGCCAACCCTATCGTCTACGGCTTCCTGTCAGACAACTTCAAGAGGGGTTTCCGGAAAGCCCTCTGCCGCTCCACAAGGAAGGTGGAGAACCACGAGCCCCTGGAGCACCAGCAGCAGGACGAGGGCAGGAGGGCGCTCATGCCCAGAGAGAGCCTGAGACGAGCAATCAGGGACGAAGAGGACGATGATGAAGAGGTGGTTTCAGAAATGACTGAGATATACAGAATCGCCCAGAATGGAAACAGCAGCTACCAGCTGCAGAGCTCGCAGCCGTTATTCTTAGAGAAAGGAGCGACGCCTGGAGTCACAGAGCTGGCGTCCCCAGATAGGAGGGATAACACGGGGGATGCGAAAGGGAAAGATGCCAACGGGGCCACCCTCACTGTCCCACTGCTTCTCAACGGAACCAAGAGTGGGAGCACTAAAACGCTACCAGAGGAAAACTTGGAACCAAGTGCCTCATTGGAGATAAGTTACCTATAG
- the LOC100710302 gene encoding somatostatin receptor type 5 isoform X1, translating to MTSISLGAVIEVLMQSRWVGAEITEGQSNMGDASYSGLEMTAEMWENGSFASPSPGLPLFPLMFNDSDLNDTLFNSTNSTAPDAFSGPSVAGVLIPLIYIIVCIIGLGGNTLVIHIVLHYSKIESVTNIYILNLAIADELFMLGLPFLAVQNTLQSWPFGSFMCRLVMTVDSINQFTSIFCLTVMSIDRYLAVVHPIRSSKWRRPQVAKVVNGTVWALSFLVVLPVVIFANIQKAGGTCNIAWPQPANIWRAAFIIYTSTVGFFCPLLIICLCYLLIVFKIRSSGKKVHATSTKRRKSERKVTRMVVIVVAVFVFCWLPFYALNIINLLVALPPEYQGLYYFVVVLGYANSCANPIVYGFLSDNFKRGFRKALCRSTRKVENHEPLEHQQQDEGRRALMPRESLRRAIRDEEDDDEEVVSEMTEIYRIAQNGNSSYQLQSSQPLFLEKGATPGVTELASPDRRDNTGDAKGKDANGATLTVPLLLNGTKSGSTKTLPEENLEPSASLEISYL from the coding sequence CAGAGCAGATGGGTGGGAGCTGAGATCACAGAAGGACAAAGCAACATGGGTGACGCGTCGTATTCCGGCCTGGAGATGACGGCTGAGATGTGGGAGAACGGCAGCTTTGCAAGCCCCTCGCCGGGTCTCCCACTGTTTCCGCTCATGTTCAACGACAGCGATCTGAACGACACGCTGTTTAACTCCACCAACTCCACCGCCCCTGATGCCTTCTCGGGTCCCAGCGTGGCAGGGGTCCTCATCCCACTCATTTACATAATCGTTTGCATCATTGGCCTGGGCGGCAACACTTTAGTGATTCACATTGTTTTGCACTACTCAAAGATAGAGTCCGTGACAAACATCTATATTCTCAACCTGGCCATCGCCGACGAACTCTTCATGCTCGGCCTGCCTTTCCTGGCGGTGCAGAACACGCTCCAGTCATGGCCCTTCGGCTCCTTCATGTGCCGACTGGTCATGACTGTCGACTCCATCAACCAGTTCACCAGCATCTTCTGCCTGACCGTAATGAGCATCGATCGCTACCTCGCCGTGGTCCACCCCATTCGGTCTTCTAAGTGGCGACGCCCTCAGGTGGCCAAAGTGGTGAATGGCACAGTGTGGGCACTGTCATTCCTTGTTGTTCTGCCAGTGGTCATCTTTGCTAACATCCAGAAAGCAGGAGGCACCTGTAACATCGCCTGGCCCCAGCCGGCTAACATCTGGAGGGCTGCTTTCATCATTTACACCTCCACCGTTGGATTCTTCTGCCCTCTTCTCATCATCTGCCTTTGCTACCTGCTCATCGTCTTCAAGATCCGCAGCTCGGGGAAGAAAGTCCACGCCACCTCAACCAAGCGGAGGAAGTCGGAGCGGAAAGTGACACGCATGGTTGtgattgttgttgctgtgtttgttttctgctgGTTACCTTTCTATGCCCTCAACATCATCAACTTGCTGGTGGCTCTGCCACCAGAGTACCAGGGCCTTTACTATTTTGTCGTAGTGCTCGGTTATGCTAACAGCTGCGCCAACCCTATCGTCTACGGCTTCCTGTCAGACAACTTCAAGAGGGGTTTCCGGAAAGCCCTCTGCCGCTCCACAAGGAAGGTGGAGAACCACGAGCCCCTGGAGCACCAGCAGCAGGACGAGGGCAGGAGGGCGCTCATGCCCAGAGAGAGCCTGAGACGAGCAATCAGGGACGAAGAGGACGATGATGAAGAGGTGGTTTCAGAAATGACTGAGATATACAGAATCGCCCAGAATGGAAACAGCAGCTACCAGCTGCAGAGCTCGCAGCCGTTATTCTTAGAGAAAGGAGCGACGCCTGGAGTCACAGAGCTGGCGTCCCCAGATAGGAGGGATAACACGGGGGATGCGAAAGGGAAAGATGCCAACGGGGCCACCCTCACTGTCCCACTGCTTCTCAACGGAACCAAGAGTGGGAGCACTAAAACGCTACCAGAGGAAAACTTGGAACCAAGTGCCTCATTGGAGATAAGTTACCTATAG